From the genome of Aquila chrysaetos chrysaetos chromosome 12, bAquChr1.4, whole genome shotgun sequence, one region includes:
- the ASPM gene encoding abnormal spindle-like microcephaly-associated protein isoform X2, whose translation MAAGFFPGAAVWELRSAASPRRRRWAARGNEQDADEALAVLVLSHFSRPPFLSFGSLRVGASRTRLLAIDNPNAEDAEVVVDRFPASARGFNIEHRRFSVQSGQRIFVSVTWTPLEEGKVRELVAFIINGIVKHQAVLLGVAEQPLKKKKSLWDTIKKKNSSETSASIKVKKSTSEVKNVNKTFQVSQKVDGFRSPLQPCENQNTMQNSISPGNDSLAGSENKLPISPIAPMLEEHCNTICTPLAMRRSTTFSDIAATINEELLPEIDSCNVKKFVNEHNELKPESACSSTGLAQQPISNNEVVLNCTLSPVCTPEHSASVPVLSTRRILSPDSFVKDSYQVDIDKIEQSVPILSPDQFVKDSLSDKESKTPKLEAALISSTTETYIVKKFLPSKWKKNGDVETKPHVRIEHNLNEVFEMHKVESQVLHYDKPKENHFSFPSTEELQTCNSFCREQPKKRPILSATVIKSKPDAAEEKRMETLQPKSKKCLSKAIMECANVVPVHTKAEISKHLPVIGPISAENKCHNDKVNSSPSRSILCRKRKSEIYVENNRVTAPVYVEEVERKRTLTSSVDNKTHTVRPSAFKPTNRVGQRKKAGSSLQKASRTTNRISKPIPGLAQSHLTFVKPLKTVLPRHPMPFAAKNMFYDERWKEKQQRGFTWWLNFVLTPDDFSVKTNTSQVNAAALILGEENHHKTSVPKAPTKDEASLKAYTAHRKLNKLRRDACCLFTSETMVQAIKKLEVEIETRRLLVRRDRHLWKDVGERQKVLNWLLSYNPLWLRIGLETVYGELIALESNSDVMGLAIFILNRLLWNPDIAAEYRHPTVPHLYREGHEEALSKFTLKKLLLLVCFLDCAKQSRIMDHDPCLFCKDAEFKASKDLLLAFSRDFLSGEGDLSRHLGFLGLPVSHMQTPLDEFDFAVTNLAADLQCGIRLVRTIELLTKNWNLSKQLRVPAISRLQKIHNVDIVLNVLKERGIHLKDESGTSIDSRDIVDRHRERTLALLWKIVFAFQVDVFLNVEQLKEEIEFLKNAHKRKTQLGALKTFPNGCKLQEDSSSNSLPQSYSDNVELLMAWVNAVCGFYNMKVENFTVCFSDGRVLCHLIHHYHPCYVPLEAVCQRTTQTVECSRTHTVGLNSSSSSFLESDTSLNVMEGIFDQTVTASVLYKELLDNERKNFQLINAAVSDLGGIPAMIHHSDMSNTIPDEKVVITYLSFLCSRLLDLRQETRAARLIQSAWRNYRMKKELKLSQERDRAARVIQKSVINFLSRQRILKRVNAAIFIQKHWRRYLARMIFLTLKQTKLEEARSKSATVIQAYWRRHSARKRYLQLTYYVIFVQAKIRMVKSVAAYKRIVWATVTIQRHLRASKLAKKDRQRCEILKSSAVTIQSAFRRWRKYKIQQKIKATLVLQTYFRKWQSSKLAKRKRAALVIQSWYRMHRDLKQYLCIKQSVIKIQAWYRCQLVRRIYQEHREKIVAIQRYYRAYKSGKIEREYYLQKRAAAIVLQAAFRCMKARKAYRQTKAVCVVQSLWRIKKEKLRFLQLKKSATTLQSHVRKYQQVKRYKEIKNAASVIQTWYRACVTSKKAAASFQKMRLAAVVLQSAYRGMEARKEARILRSVIKIQSSYRAYIVRKRFKNLKDATVKIQAFVKMRKAHEHYCALKEATLHVQRRYRSHRYALQLTEDYRKLKGACITIQAVVRGYLVRKQIQRWRKTAIFLQACYKMRRDRQRYLSIYSAAVVIQKHYRAYEKQLCQRQEFLQVKKAAVCLQAAYRGYKARKKLKLEYRAAIKIQTAFRVHAARMKYKAMVQSSIVIQRWYRTYKTGNRQRLNFLLTRAAVLSLQAAFHGWKVRKQIRRQHVAATKIQSAFRKFMALKKFRLMNHAVLTIQKHYRASITGQKQRQEYIQLCNSVVHLQAIWRGKTVRKTIQKKHNLATIIQSYYRMHVNQLKYKKLKEATLVIQKYFRAYCMKNTQRAIYLKTKEAVLVLQSAYRGMTVRKQLNRLNKAAATIQAAFKSYLVKKDYERLRSAAIVVQRRYCAIIHAKCQKQKHLSLKKATVKMQAIYRGVRIRRRIRCMHQAAICIQATFKMHRMNIKYQAMRMAAIIIQRQYRAFCLGKGQRKKYLELKKSIIILQAACRGMKVRQGLKTTHQSAAIIQSYYRMHKQQRDFRKLLLATRQIQQWFRACKERDTQVHNYMIMRSATLCIQAAFRGMKTRRLVRTMSESAELIQRRFRTFLKRKYFLSIKTAAIVIQRKYRATKLAKIQRQKYLSFLNAAVTIQSAYRGFVAAYRGMKTRCFLKKRHEAALTIQRNYRMYRQYCHYRKVQWATQLIQKRYRANNLKKIAVQRYSSLKKAATCIQKAFRDMQAKKQHREMHCAVVVVQKNFKAFGERQRYLSLKAATLIFQRRYRALILSRQHALEYLSLRRATIHIQAVYRGIRVRKSIEHMHLAASTIQAAYKMHRNRRFYQNMRIAAIIIQNYYQSYVKGKNQRKKYLTMKNSALVIQASYRGMKERQKLKIMHVSAIVIQSSYRMYIQHRYYKQLCWAVRVIQQRFRAKMAKEADMENYAKIKKAVICLQSCFRAKKARQLYKTNVAARCVQSFLQMRVERRHFLEKKAAAIMIQSMFRCERTRTRYKLIQSSAVAIQRWYRACHRARLQKTEYCAQRQALVIIQSAFRGMKARKIARQIRAARKIQSFLQMAVQRRKFIQLRTAAIMLRAYYLMHKTKSQYTSYKKAAVVLQRCYRSHLTVKYQRMTYLQTQRNIIIVQARVRGFIEKKRFHKIKASTIKIQAFFRGFIQRQKYLQYKFSAVLIQQRYRAHWMRNIKQQRYHQMRRAAIRIQASYRGYKARQWVNKTRAAQVIQAWFRGCRARKEYASVVKAICVIQSHFKTKQQRTWFLKMKFCALTIQRRWRATLTARRIQHQFLATKNAAVKIQLAYRQYRARRLLRKKLQAACLIQKAYRGFKARRKLVQQKAAAVIIQNHLRAWQEGRLQFMKYNKTRRAVIKLQAFIRGYLVRKKISEQKQKKRLLYFTAAVYHHISAIKIQRVYRIHLILKLAQNQISSVLIIQRWFRAKMQQKRFLRDYQRIVQLQHVIRGWLNHRNNAATIIQQNVRRFLACRRRRKFAVGVIKFQALWRGYSWRKSNDTAKTKALRRSLEKANEKSREENKLCNRTAIAIEYLLKYKHLSYILAALKHLEVATRLSPLCCENMAQSRAIFTIFVLIRSCNRSVPCMDVIRYSIQVLLNVSKYERTTQAVYEVENSIDTLLDLLQIYRGKAGDKISEKGGSIFTKTCCLLAILSKDSKRALEIRSIPRAVTCIQSLYKLTARKHKMDAERTLLKQKTNTFLSGTSFVPVTPLRIKTVSRIKPDWVLRKDNMQEIVDPLQAILMVMDTLGIACY comes from the exons ATGGCCGCGGGTTTCTTCCCTGGAGCGGCGGTGTGGGAGCTGAGGTCCGCCGCTAGCCCTAGGCGGCGGCGCTGGGCCGCGCGGGGGAATGAGCAGGACGCGGACGAGGCCCTCGCTGTGCTGGTTCTGAGCCACTTCTCTCGGCCGCCGTTCCTCAGCTTCGGCAGCCTGCGCGTCGGTGCCTCCCGCACGCGCCTCCTGGCCATCGACAACCCCAACGCGGAGGACGCCGAGGTGGTCGTCGACCGCTTCCCGGCTTCTGCCAGAGGCTTCAATATTGAGCATCGCCGCTTTTCTGTGCAG TCAGGACAAAGAATCTTTGTTTCTGTAACATGGACACCattagaagaaggaaaagtcaGAGAACTGGtagcttttattattaatgGCATTGTAAAACATCAAGCTGTGCTCCTGGGTGTTGCTGAGCAGCCTCTGAAGAAAAAG aagagtCTTTGGGAtactataaaaaagaaaaactcttcagaaacatctgcttcaataaaagttaaaaaaagtacttcagaagttaaaaatgttaataaaaccTTTCAAGTTTCCCAGAAGGTGGATGGCTTTAGAAGCCCACTTCAGCCATGTGAAAATCAGAACACAATGCAAAATAGTATTTCCCCAGGAAATGACTCTCTTGCTggctcagaaaataaattgccAATATCTCCTATTGCACCAATGCTAGAGGAACATTGTAATACTATTTGCACACCACTTGCAATGAGACGATCTACTACGTTCTCAGATATTGCTGCCACTATAAATGAGGAGTTATTGCCTGAAATAGACAGCTGTAATGTCAAGAAATTTGTTAATGAGCACAATGAATTAAAACCTGAAAGTGCATGCAGTTCTACTGGATTAGCACAACAGCCAATTTCAAACAATGAAGTCGTTCTTAATTGTACACTCTCACCAGTTTGCACTCCAGAACACTCAGCATCTGTGCCTGTTTTAAGTACAAGGAGAATTTTAAGTCCAGATTCTTTTGTAAAAGACAGTTATCAAGTGGATATAGATAAAATAGAGCAGTCTGTTCCGATTCTGTCACCTGATCAATTTGTGAAAGACAGCTTGTCAGATAAGGAATCAAAGACTCCTAAACTTGAGGCAGCTTTAATATCATCTACTACAGAGACTTATATTGTAAAGAAATTTCTACcctcaaaatggaaaaaaaatggagacgTAGAGACAAAACCACATGTTCGTATAGAACACAACTTAAATGAAGTCTTTGAGATGCATAAAGTAGAATCACAGGTACTTCATTATGACAAACCCAAAGAAAatcacttcagttttccttctacAGAGGAACTTCAGACTTGCAATTCTTTTTGCAGAGAGCAACCAAAAAAGCGTCCAATTCTTTCTGCCACTGTGATCAAAAGTAAGCCtgatgctgctgaagaaaaaagaatggaaactCTCCAGCCAAAATCTAAAAAATGCCTTAGTAAAGCAATAATGGAATGTGCTAATGTGGTGCCTGTAcatacaaaagcagaaatatctaAACACCTTCCAGTTATAGGTcccatttcagctgaaaataagtGTCACAATGACAAAGTAAATTCATCTCCTAGTCGATCAATTTTGTGTCGTAAGAGGAAAAGTGAAATATATGTAGAAAATAATAGAGTTACAGCTCCAGTGTATGTGgaagaagtggaaagaaaaagaactctTACATCTAGCGTGGACAATAAAACGCATACTGTGAGACCATCAGCCTTCAAACCCACAAACCGAGtagggcagagaaagaaagctG GTTCTTCACTTCAGAAAGCATCTAGAACTACCAACAGAATTAGTAAACCCATCCCTGGATTGGCTCAGTCTCACCTGACGTTTGtgaaaccactgaaaacag tccttccTAGGCACCCAATGCCTTTTGCTgctaaaaacatgttttatgaTGAACGttggaaggagaagcagcaacgAGGTTTCACCTGGTGGTTAAATTTTGTACTTACTCCAGACGACTTCAGTGTAAAAACAAACACCTCACAAG TAAATGCAGCTGCTCTTATCTTGGGAGAAGAGAACCATCATAAAACCAGTGTTCCTAAAGCACCAACAAAAGATGAAGCATCTCTAAAAGCTTATACGGCTCATCGTAAGCTGAATAAATTACGACGTGATGCTTGCTGTTTGTTTACATCTGAAACAATGGTTCAGGCTATTAAGAAGCTGGAAGTCGAGATTGAAACTAGACGTTTGCTAGTTCGTAGAGACAGACACCTCTGGAAAGATGTAG gagagaggcagaaagtCCTTAACTGGCTTTTATCTTACAACCCTTTGTGGCTGCGTATAGGTCTGGAG ACTGTTTATGGAGAACTGATAGCTTTGGAGAGTAATAGTGATGTTATGGGTTTAGCAATATTTATCCTTAATCGCTTGCTTTGGAACCCTGACATTGCAGCTGAATACAGACATCCCACTGTGCCTCACCTTTACCGAGAAG GTCATGAAGAAGCTTTGTCAAAATTCACTCTGAAAAAATTGCTGCTGTTAGTTTGCTTTCTGGATTGTGCCAAGCAGTCCAGAATTATGGACCATGACCCTTGCCTCTTTTGTAAGGATGCAGAGTTCAAG gcTAGCAAAGACCTTCTGCTTGCATTTTCTCGGGACTTCCTGAGTGGTGAAGGTGACCTTTCCCGCCATCTTGGTTTCTTAGGACTACCTGTCAGTCATATGCAAACTCCACTTGATGAATTTGATTTTGCTGTAACCAATCTGGCTGCGGACTTGCAATGTGGCATTCGTCTTGT GAGAACAATTGAACTTCTCACCAAAAACTGGAATCTTTCAAAGCAACTGAGAGTTCCTGCAATAAGTCGTCTACAGAAGATACATAATGTTGACATTGTTCTTAATGTCCTTAAAGAGCGAGGAATTCACTTGAAAGATGAAAGTG gTACTTCAATTGACTCCAGGGATATTGTAGATAGACACAGAGAACGAACATTAGCACTCCTGTGGAAAATTGTCTTTGCCTTCCAG gtggatgtttttcttaatgtggaacagttaaaagaagaaattgagtTTTTAAAGAACgcacacaaaaggaaaacacaattgGGTGCTCTCAAGACTTTTCCAAATGGTTGTAAATTACAAGAAGATAGTAGTAGTAACTCCTTACCTCAAAGTTACAGTGACAATGTCGAGCTGCTGATGGCATGGGTTAATGCTGTTTGTGGATTTTACAATATGAAG GTGGAAAATTTCACAGTGTGTTTCTCAGATGGTAGAGTATTATGTCATTTGATTCATCATTATCATCCATGTTATGTGCCTTTGGAAGCTGTGTGCCAACGTACAACTCAAACAGTAGAATGCTCAAGAACTCATACGGTGGGACTAaactcttcctcctcatcctttTTGGAGTCTGATACTTCTCTAAATGTTATGGAAGGAATATTTGACCAAA ctGTAACTGCCTCAGTCCTATACAAGGAACTCTTGgacaatgaaaggaaaaacttcCAGCTGATCAATGCTGCAGTTTCTGACCTAGGTGGAATACCAGCAATGATTCATCACTCAGACATGTCAAATACAATTCCTGATGAGAAG GTCGTTATTACCTACCTATCATTTCTGTGTTCGCGGCTTCTAGATCTTCGGCAAGAAACTCGAGCTGCACGATTAATTCAGTCTGCTTGGAGGAATTACAGGatgaaaaaggaactgaaactTTCTCAG GAAAGAGACAGAGCTGCTCGGGTAATTCAAAAATCTGTAATAAACTTCTTGTCTCGTCAACGCATCCTGAAGAGAGTGAATGCAGCAATTTTCATCCAGAAGCACTGGAGAAGATACTTAGCgaggatgatttttttaactctgaaacAGACAAAACTGGAGGAAGCCAGAAGTAAATCTGCCACAGTCATTCAG GCATATTGGAGGAGACACTCTGCTAGGAAAAGATATTTACAGCTAACATACTATGTTATTTTTGTACAAGCGAAGATAAGGATGGTGAAGTCTGTTGCTGCATATAAACGAATTGTTTGGGCTACTGTTACAATTCAGAGACATCTGCGTGCGTCTAAGTTGGCAAAAAAAGATCGGCAAAGATGTGAAATCTTAAAGTCTTCAGCAGTTACTATTCAGTCTGCATTcagaagatggagaaaatacaaaattcaacagaaaattaaagcaacTTTAGTGCTTCAgacttatttcagaaaatggcaATCTTCAAAACTGGCTAAAAGAAAGAGGGCTGCCCTTGTCATACAGTCTTGGTATAGGATGCACAGAGATTTGAAGCAGTATCTATGTATTAAGCAAAGTGTTATCAAGATTCAGGCTTGGTACAGGTGTCAGCTGGTTAGACGTATTTACCaggaacacagggaaaaaatagtGGCAATTCAGCGGTATTACAGAGCttataaatcaggaaaaattgagagagagTACTATTTGCAAAAGCGTGCAGCAGCGATAGTTCTCCAAGCTGCTTTTAGATGCATGAAGGCACGTAAAGCATacagacaaacaaaagcagtttgtgTTGTTCAATCACTgtggagaataaaaaaagagaaactaagatttctacaattaaaaaaatctgctactACCTTGCAGTCACATGTGAGAAAATACCAACAAGTAAAAAgatataaagaaattaaaaatgctgcttctgtaatTCAAACTTGGTATAGGGCATGTGTCACTTctaaaaaagcagctgcttctttccagAAGATGCGCCTGGCTGCTGTTGTCCTACAGTCTGCCTACAGAGGAATGGAAGCCAGGAAAGAGGCTCGCATATTGAGATCTGTGATAAAAATTCAGTCAAGTTACCGTGCTTACATTGTCCggaagagatttaaaaacttGAAAGATGCAACAGTAAAGATTCAAGCTTTTGTAAAGATGAGGAAAGCACATGAGCATTATTGTGCATTAAAGGAGGCAACACTTCATGTCCAGCGAAGGTATCGATCTCATAGATATGCTCTTCAACTTACAGAAGATTATAGGAAATTGAAGGGAGCTTGCATTACAATTCAAGCTGTAGTTCGAGGCTATCTTGTcaggaaacaaatacaaaggTGGAGGAAGACTGCAATATTTCTTCAGGCATGCTACAAAATGAGAAGGGATAGGCAACGTTATTTAAGCATCTATAGTGCTGCTGTTGTCATTCAAAAACATTATCGTGCATATGAAAAGCAACTGTGTCAGAGGCAGGAGTTCTTGCAAgttaaaaaagcagctgtttgctTACAGGCAGCCTACAGGGGTTATAAAGCACGCAAAAAGCTTAAACTTGAATATAGAGCTGCTATTAAAATTCAGACTGCTTTTAGAGTTCATGCTGCAAGAATGAAATATAAGGCAATGGTTCAGTCCTCCATTGTGATTCAGAGGTGGTACAGAACTTACAAGACTGGTAACAGGCAAAGACTGAACTTCTTACTGACAAGAGCAGCAGTGCTTTCTTTACAAGCAGCTTTTCATGGCTGGAAGGTACGAAAGCAGATTCGAAGACAGCATGTTGCTGCTACTAAGATACAGTCTGCCTTCAGAAAATTCATGGCTCTGAAAAAATTCAGACTTATGAACCATGCTGTGCTAACTATCCAAAAGCATTACAGAGCCAGTATTACAGGCCAGAAGCAACGGCAAGAATACATTCAGCTGTGTAACTCCGTAGTGCATCTTCAGGCAATATGGAGGGGGAAAACTGTGAGAAAAACAATTCAAAAGAAACATAATCTTGCAACAATCATTCAGTCCTATTACAGAATGCACGTAAATCAACTAAAATATAAGAAACTAAAAGAAGCGACTCTAGTGattcagaaatacttcagaGCTTACTGTATGAAAAACACCCAACGTGCAATTTATCTAAAAACAAAGGAAGCTGTGTTAGTCTTGCAGTCAGCTTACCGTGGGATGACTGTAAGGAAACAATTGAACAGACTAAACAAAGCTGCTGCAACTATACAAGCTGCCTTCAAATCTTACCTGGTCAAAAAGGACTATGAAAGACTTAGATCTGCAGCTATAGTAGTTCAAAGGCGTTATTGTGCAATTATTCACGCTAAAtgtcaaaagcagaaacatttgtctttaaaaaaagccacagtCAAAATGCAGGCAATTTACAGAGGTGTAAGAATTAGACGACGAATTCGTTGTATGCATCAAGCAGCTATTTGTATCCAAGCCACGTTTAAGATGCATCGCATGAACATAAAATATCAGGCAATGAGAATGGCTGCAATTATAATTCAAAGACAATATAGAGCATTTTGTTTAGGCAAAGGACAACGTAAAAAGTACTTGGAACTAAAGAAGTCTATCATTATCCTTCAGGCTGCCTGTAGAGGCATGAAGGTCCGACAAGGCTTAAAAACTACGCATCAGTCAGCAGCAATAATACAATCTTATTATCGAATGCACAAACAACAGAGggatttcagaaaattattgcTGGCAACTAGGCAGATTCAGCAGTGGTTCCGTGCTTGTAAGGAGCGAGATACACAAGTCCACAACTATATGATTATGAGAAGTGCTACACTTTGTATCCAGGCTGCATTCCGTGGTATGAAAACAAGAAGACTTGTAAGAACTATGAGTGAATCGGCTGAGCTTATTCAAAGAAGATTTAGAacttttctcaaaagaaaatattttctttccattaagACAGCTGCTATTGttattcagagaaaatacagagcaaCAAAACTAGCAAAAATTCAACGTCAAAAATACCTCTCTTTCCTTAATGCTGCTGTTACCATACAGTCTGCTTATAGAGGCTTtgtg GCTGCCTATAGAGGGATGAAAACAAGATGCTTCTTGAAGAAAAGACATGAGGCAGCACTTACAATACAGAGAAACTACCGAATGTACAGGCAGTACTGCCATTACAGAAAAGTTCAGTGGGCAACCCAGCTAATACAGAAGAGATACAGAGCCAATAACCTAAAGAAAATTGCGGTACAGCGTTACTCTTCATTAAAGAAAGCGGCAACTTGTATTCAGAAGGCTTTTAGAGACatgcaagcaaaaaaacaacATCGAGAAATGCACTGTGCTGTTGTTGTTGTccagaaaaattttaaagcttttggaGAACGTCAAAGGTATCTTTCTCTTAAAGCAGCTACTCTTATCTTTCAGAGAAGATACAGAGCTTTGATTTTGTCAAGACAGCATGCTTTAGAGTATCTTTCTCTTCGTAGAGCAACTATTCATATACAAGCTGTGTACAGAGGTATCAGGGTGCGGAAGAGTATTGAGCATATGCATTTAGCGGCTAGTACAATACAGGCAGCCTACAAAATGCACAGGAATAGAAGGTTCTATCAAAATATGAGAATTGCAGCTATTATTATACAGAACTACTATCAGTCCTATGTTAAAGGAAAGAATCAAcgaaagaaatacctgacaatGAAGAATTCTGCTCTTGTTATTCAAGCATCATATAGAGGCATGAAGGAACgacagaaactgaaaatcatGCATGTTTCAGCAATTGTAATACAGTCTAGTTATCGCATGTACATACAACATAGATATTACAAACAGTTGTGCTGGGCTGTCAGAGTTATACAGCAAAGATTCAGAGCCAAAATGGCAAAAGAAGCTGACATGGAAAactatgcaaaaataaaaaaggctgtCATTTGCCTTCAATCCTGTTTTCGTGCCAAAAAAGCCAGGCAGTTGTATAAAACCAATGTTGCTGCACGGTGCGTGCAATCATTCTTACAAATGCGTGTAGAGAGGAGgcattttcttgaaaagaaagcagcagcaataatgATCCAGTCTATGTTCCGATGCGAAAGAACAAGGACTCGCTATAAATTGATTCAGAGTTCAGCAGTTGCTATTCAGAGGTGGTACAGAGCATGTCACAGGGCTCGTTTACAGAAAACGGAGTATTGTGCTCAAAGACAAGCACTAGTAATTATCCAGTCTGCCTTCCGTGgtatgaaagcaagaaaaatagcaaGACAAATACGAGCTGCAAGAAAGATTCAGTCTTTTCTTCAGATGGCTGTGCAGCGTAGAAAATTTATTCAACTTAGAACAGCAGCTATTATGTTACGAGCCTATTACCTAATGCATAAAACTAAATCACAGTATACAAGctacaaaaaagcagcagttgtcTTACAACGATGCTACCGATCCCACTTGACTGTGAAATACCAAAGAATGACTTACTtacaaacacagagaaacattATTATTGTGCAGGCTAGAGTCAGAGGATTCATTGAAAAGAAGAGGTTTCacaaaattaaagcaagcaCAATAAAAATTCAG gcatttttcCGTGGATTtattcagagacagaaatacCTTCAGTACAAGTTTTCTGCTGTATTAATACAGCAGCGCTACAGAGCTCATTGGATGCGAAATATCAAACAACAAAGATACCATCAAATGCGAAGAGCTGCCATTAGAATTCAG GCATCATATAGAGGATATAAAGCCAGGCAGTGGGTTAACAAAACGAGAGCAGCACAAGTAATTCAAGCCTGGTTTCGAGGCTGCAGAGCACGAAAGGAATACGCATCTGTGGTAAAAGCTATATGTGTTATTCAGAgtcacttcaaaacaaaacagcagaggaCCTG gtttttgaaaatgaagttctGTGCACTTACTATTCAAAGAAGATGGAGAGCAACCCTTACTGCACGAAGGATTCAACATCAGTTTCTGGCAACTAAGAATGCTGCAGTTAAGATTCAGTTGGCATATAGACAGTACAGAGCTAGAAGACTTTTAAGAAAG aagcttcAAGCTGCATGTTTGATCCAAAAAGCATACAGAGGTTTCAAGGCAAGAAGGAAACTTGTTCaacaaaaagctgctgctgtaatTATCCAAAACCATCTGAGGGCTTGGCAGGAAGGCAGGCTTCAATTTATGAAATACAACAAAACTAGAAGAGCTGTCATTAAACTGCAAGCATTTATACGGGGTTATTTAGTCAGAAAAAAG atttcagaacagaaacaaaagaagagacTACTATATTTTACAGCTGCTGTATATCATCATATCTCTGCAATTAAAATTCAAAGGGTGTATAGGATTCACCTCATCTTAAAACTTGCACAAAACCAGATCTCATCTGTTCTTATAATACAG agatGGTTCCGAGCTAAAATGCAACAAAAGAGGTTTCTAAGAGATTATCAAAGAATCGTTCAGTTACAACATGTGATTCGAGGCTGGctaaatcacagaaataatgCAGCAACCATAATCCAGCAAAATGTACGAAGATTCCTTGCCTGCAGACGTAGGAGAAAATTTGCAGTTGGAGTAATTAAATTTCAG GCATTGTGGAGAGGATATTCTTGGAGAAAGAGCAATGACACAGCAAAAACTAAAGCTTTAAGACGTAGTTTAGAAAAGGCTAatgaaaagagcagagaagaaaacaagttgtGCAACAGAACAGCAATTGCTATTGAATACCTTCTAAAATACAAACATCTCTCTTATATTCTTGCAGCATTAAAGCATCTTg AGGTGGCTACCAGGCTGTCCCCACTCTGTTGTGAAAATATGGCCCAGAGCAGAGCAATCTTCACTATTTTTGTTCTGATCCGAAGTTGTAACCGGAGCGTTCCATGCATGGATGTGATCAGATATTCAATTCAGGTTCTACTTAATGTTTCAAAG TATGAAAGAACTACTCAAGCCGTTTATGAAGTAGAAAATTCTATAGATACGTTGCTAGACCTACTGCAAATATACAGAGGGAAAGCTGGGGacaaaatttcagagaaaggaggaagcatTTTCACAAAGACCTGTTGTTTGTTGGCCATCCTTTCAAAGGACTCAAAAAGAGCTTTG GAAATCCGAAGCATACCAAGAGCTGTTACTTGCATTCAAAGCCTATATAAGCTTACAGCTCGTAAACATAAAATGGATGCAGAGAGAAcacttctgaagcagaaaacaaacactttctTAAGTGGAACTTCCTTTGTTCCAGTAACTCCTCTAAgaataaaaacagtttcaag aattaaaCCAGACTGGGTTTTGAGGAAAGATAACATGCAAGAAATTGTGGATCCTCTGCAAGCAATTCTGATGGTGATGGATACACTTGGTATTGCCTGCTACTGA